Proteins co-encoded in one Pan paniscus chromosome 23, NHGRI_mPanPan1-v2.0_pri, whole genome shotgun sequence genomic window:
- the PPIL2 gene encoding RING-type E3 ubiquitin-protein ligase PPIL2 has protein sequence MGKRQHQKDKMYITCAEYTHFYGGKKPDLPQTNFRRLPFDHCSLSLQPFVYPVCTPDGIVFDLLNIVPWLKKYGTNPSNGEKLDGRSLIKLNFSKNSEGKYHCPVLFTVFTNNTHIVAVRTTGNVYAYEAVEQLNIKAKNFRDLLTDEPFSRQDIITLQDPTNLDKFNVSNFYHVKNNMKIIDPDEEKAKQDPSYYLKNTNAETRETLQELYKEFKGDEILAATMKAPEKKKVDKLNAAHYSTGKVSASFTSTAMVPETTHEAAAIDEDVLRYQFVKKKGYVRLHTNKGDLNLELHCDLTPKTCENFIRLCKKHYYDGTIFHRSIRNFVIQGGDPTGTGTGGESYWGKPFKDEFRPNLSHTGRGILSMANSGPNSNKSQFFITFRSCAYLDKKHTIFGRVVGGFDVLTAMENVESDPKTDRPKEEICIDATTVFVDPYEEADAQIAQERKTQLKVAPETKVKSSQPQAGSQGPQTFRQGVGKYINPAATKRAAEEEPSTSATVPMSKKKPSRGFGDFSSW, from the exons gTACATTACCTGTGCTGAATACACTCACTTTTATGGTGGCAAGAAGCCAG atcTCCCACAAACAAATTTTCGTCGTTTACCTTTTGACCACTGCAG TCTCTCTCTGCAGCCCTTTGTCTACCCAGTCTGCACTCCCGATGGCATCGTCTTTGACTTACT GAACATTGTTCCATGGCTTAAGAAGTACGGGACCAACCCCAGCAATGGAGAG AAGCTGGACGGGAGGTCCCTGATCAAGCTGAACTTTTCCAAGAACAGTGAGG GGAAGTACCACTGCCCAGTGCTGTTTACCGTGTTCACCAACAACACCCACATCGTGGCTGTGAGGACGACCGGCAACGTCTACGCCTATGAG GCAGTGGAACAGCTAAATATCAAGGCCAAGAACTTCCGGGACCTGCTGACCGACGAGCCCTTCTCCCGGCAGGACATCATCACCCTCCAG GACCCCACCAATTTGGACAAGTTCAATGTCTCTAACTTCTATCATGTGAAgaataacatgaaaataatagACCCAG ATGAAGAGAAGGCCAAACAGGACCCGTCTTATTATCTGAAAAATACAAATGCCGAGACCCGAGAGACCCTGCAGGAGCTCTACAAGGAGTTCAAAGGGGACGAGATTCTGGCAGCCACCATGAAGGCCCCGGAGAAGAAGAAAGTGGACAAGCTGAACGCT GCCCACTATTCCACAGGGAAGGTCAGCGCTTCCTTCACCTCCACCGCGATGGTCCCGGAGACCACACATGAAGCAG CTGCCATCGACGAGGATGTGCTGCGCTACCAGTTTGTGAAGAAGAAGGGCTACGTGCGGCTGCACACCAACAAGGGCGACCTCAACCTGGAGCTGCACTGCGACCTG ACACCAAAAACCTGCGAAAACTTCATCAGGCTTTGCAAGAAGCATTATTACGATGGCACCATCTTCCACAGATCCATCCGGAACTTTGTG ATCCAAGGGGGCGACCCCACAGGCACAGGCACGG GTGGGGAGTCATACTGGGGGAAGCCCTTCAAAGATGAGTTCCGGCCCAACCTCTCACACACGGGCCGCGGCATCCTCAGCATGGCCAACTCCGGGCCCAACAGCAACAAGTCTCAATT CTTCATCACGTTTCGCTCCTGTGCCTACCTGGACAAGAAGCACACCATCTTTGGACG GGTTGTTGGGGGCTTTGACGTACTGACAGCCATGGAGAATGTGGAGAGTGACCCCAAAACTGACCGCCCTAAG GAGGAGATCTGCATTGATGCCACTACAGTGTTCGTGGACCCCTATGAGGAGGCCGATGCCCAG ATCGCGCAGGAGCGGAAGACACAGCTCAAGGTAGCCCCGGAGACCAAAGTGAAGAGCAGCCAGCCCCAGGCAGGGAGCCAGGGCCCCCAGACCTTCCGCCAGGGCGTGGGCAAGTACATCAACCCAGCAGCCAC GAAGCGAGCGGCAGAGGAAGAGCCCTCAACCAGTGCCACTGTCCCCATGTCCAAGAAGAAGCCCAGTCGGGGTTTTGGGGACTTCAGCTCCTGGTAG
- the YPEL1 gene encoding protein yippee-like 1 yields the protein MVKMTKSKTFQAYLPNCHRTYSCIHCRAHLANHDELISKSFQGSQGRAYLFNSVVNVGCGPAEERVLLTGLHAVADIYCENCKTTLGWKYEHAFESSQKYKEGKFIIELAHMIKDNGWE from the exons ATGGTGAAAATGACAAAGTCTAAAACTTTCCAAGCGTATCTGCCGAACTGTCACCGAACGTACAGCTGTATCCACTGCAGAGCACACCTGGCCAATCATGACGAGCTCATCTCCAAG TCCTTTCAGGGGAGCCAGGGACGTGCCTACCTCTTCAATTCCGT GGTGAACGTGGGCTGCGGCCCTGCAGAGGAGAGGGTCCTTCTCACCGGGCTGCATGCGGTTGCCGACATCTACTGCGAGAACTGCAAGACCACGCTCGGGTGGAAATAC GAGCATGCCTTTGAGAGCAGTCAGAAATATAAGGAAGGAAAATTCATCATTGAGCTTGCTCACATGATCAAAGACAATGGCTGGGAGTAA